From the genome of Flavobacterium luteolum, one region includes:
- a CDS encoding winged helix DNA-binding domain-containing protein: MIHSEISHYRMASQKLYQENQCSPQEIVQHFGAMQAQDYAMAKWAIGSRCNSSEKEIEEAVNSGKIIRTHILRPTWHFVSADDIYWMLDLSAPQVQRFTISAAKKFDYDLKKLDKINNKIQKLLSGNNHLTRDEIMLELDIKRTSKEDFLSAAIMMHAELDGLVCNGRMKGKQITYALLEERVEKPKTKLSKEESLAKLALRYFESHGPATLLDFSWWSGFAPTFCKNAINAIELQLNSSTIDNQIYWFGKKYNQENIFRESVHFLPAFDEILISYKTREASFTGDHQSKTFTNNGIFKPIILENGKVIGIWKRTIKKDHVKIETEFFNETESSKKEILFEGIKAFETYLETKIVIE, from the coding sequence ATGATTCATTCCGAAATTTCACATTATCGTATGGCTTCTCAGAAGCTTTATCAAGAAAATCAATGTTCTCCTCAAGAAATTGTGCAGCATTTTGGTGCTATGCAGGCTCAGGATTATGCTATGGCAAAATGGGCAATTGGTTCACGTTGCAATTCCTCGGAAAAAGAAATTGAAGAAGCCGTTAATTCAGGAAAAATAATCAGAACTCATATTCTGCGTCCAACTTGGCATTTTGTTTCTGCTGATGATATTTATTGGATGCTTGATCTTTCTGCTCCACAGGTACAAAGATTTACTATTTCTGCCGCTAAAAAATTTGATTATGATTTGAAGAAATTAGATAAAATCAATAATAAAATTCAAAAGCTGTTATCAGGAAATAATCATTTGACTCGAGATGAAATCATGCTGGAACTTGATATTAAAAGAACTTCTAAAGAAGATTTTTTAAGCGCTGCCATTATGATGCATGCCGAACTGGATGGTTTGGTATGCAACGGAAGAATGAAAGGCAAACAAATTACGTATGCTTTACTTGAAGAGCGCGTAGAAAAGCCTAAAACCAAATTGAGCAAAGAAGAAAGTTTGGCCAAACTCGCTCTACGTTATTTTGAAAGTCATGGTCCGGCAACATTGCTCGATTTTTCGTGGTGGTCAGGTTTCGCGCCGACTTTTTGCAAAAATGCAATTAACGCAATAGAGTTGCAATTGAATTCTAGCACCATTGATAATCAGATATATTGGTTCGGAAAAAAGTATAATCAGGAGAATATCTTTCGCGAAAGCGTACATTTTTTGCCCGCATTTGATGAGATTTTAATTTCATACAAAACGCGCGAAGCTTCATTTACTGGAGATCATCAATCTAAAACTTTTACCAATAATGGCATTTTTAAACCCATCATTTTAGAAAATGGAAAAGTAATTGGAATCTGGAAACGAACCATTAAAAAAGATCACGTAAAAATTGAAACGGAATTCTTTAATGAAACTGAAAGTTCGAAAAAAGAGATTTTGTTTGAAGGAATTAAAGCCTTTGAAACCTATTTGGAAACCAAAATTGTGATTGAATAA